In Dictyostelium discoideum AX4 chromosome Un chrUn_0004, whole genome shotgun sequence, the DNA window tttcagtttttcGACCTTGCGCAATGATCGCGTCATTGTGCCGGTTcgaaatttttacttttctttcgaaaattttttattcttcgAATGTTATAGaacattctaaaaaattatcttaaatatttgggaaattcaaataaataaatgttattcataatatatatatatatatgataatataaatacgTTTGATAGTGGATAAGTGCTTGAATACTTGATTTGCATCCCATATCTCAACCTACCAGTCATAATTCTTGTAATGAATAGATCATTAACAATATCAGTTTGATTCCTAAGGAGTAACAACTGATTCAACATAGAGCGATTACCGTTTATTGTGGAGAAGGCTAACGGAGGTTTGTGCTTGAACAGATGTGTAAGATAATCCATGAAAACAACTAAAGTAATGTTTGCTGGATTCAAAGAGTTCAAAGTTTGGTCAATACTTCTTGGAATGTTTCCAGTATTTGAGGAAACATGTGACGATGATAACGacctttaaaatcaccttAAAAATCACCTTAAAAATtgcttaaaaatttaatttaaagaaaattttaaaggcatttttaaatatcttaaaaattaccttaaaaattaccttaaaaatgaattttttaaacgcggctttaaattcaatttaaatccaatttaaataaactttgctttaaatttgctttaaagGTGGATTTTTCTTTGCTgtgaatatatatatatgataatataaaaGCGATTAGCCTAGGAGATCTAGAAGTGTTTAAACTTATTGGCTGGGTTACTTTATTGATCGGCATCCCCTTTATTATATTCAATAAACAACTACAAAAATTAACCCATTGTTCCGAATAAGTCCATGGGAAGAACTCATTTATTACTTGCTTAGACTAAGCCTGCTTATAGAGTATAGGATTTGGCTTGTTGTCTGATCATTATGGGGAAATAACCATTGGCGCTCTATCTGCACCGCTTATGGGAAGCACCCTATTTTGAGTACTTTTCGACCTACTTCCATCAGACATTGGCATAACCTTATGTGTATCTGTACCAACTAAATCTATCGCTATCGAAGTTatgtttgaatttgatgCGGGTCCAAATTGACCTCCAAACTCCGCAACAGGTAGCGTCAATTCCTACCCCCCTATCAGGATGCTAGGCAGCTTATTAACCCCAGAACAGAAAAAATCATGAAGGATAACCGAGCGATCCCATACCAGTAGGTTTTGGGCAC includes these proteins:
- a CDS encoding hypothetical protein (Slime mold (D.discoideum) transposon DIRS-1, complete, clone SB41) — encoded protein: MFAGFKEFKVWSILLGMFPVFEETCDDDNDL